The sequence below is a genomic window from Bos javanicus breed banteng chromosome 5, ARS-OSU_banteng_1.0, whole genome shotgun sequence.
CAGGGACTGTAGGAACCTGTTTCTCCTCAATCAATATCTACATAAGGATCCCTGAAATGTAGCATGAAATAACATTCTATTATTCTGACTCTAGTTCattaattatttgtcattttcttccaCAGAATTCAATATGTGCCCTAGGGAAAAGTTCCTTTGTATTTCAGTCCATACCTGTCCATGTCAACATTGTATTTTTCAGAGTGAATTCAGACATTTCTGCTCCATAACTATTTTTTCATACATGAGCAAATggctagatggatggatggatgacataGTCTTTCCTATCCTACGATTCTGATTGTCTGGATTCTAATTTGATATCCAATCCACCTTTAGGTATCATaagaaattttctttctcctagtaaatccttatttttcctagtacaaatatttttacattagCATATGCATCTGCTGCTAGTCACCAAACCCATTTAAGCACTCTGTTGATTTTTCTATTCTAGGCTCAATCTTACCTGGGGGATGGGAGCAATGGAAGACACagctatttcaatattttttacaaCGTGTTATCTTGTTTCATTAGTATTAGCAAATGATTTGCTAACAAAAGAATTCTCCTAAGGGCCCGTAACACCAAATGTTAAAGTATTTACaagtaaaatatatctttatgCTTCTAAAATAAGTCATTAGTAAAATAGAATTGTGCTATGAAATATAAGTCATATGATGTTGCTGTTTAttactaaaaatacatttttttttcagggatgTGTTTGGCCAAAGGAGAAAGCAGTTATAACACACAAGCTAAAAACTTTAATCGTGGAAGCCAAAGCACTGATTATGGGATATTTCAGATCAACAGCAAATGGTGGTGTAATGATGGCAAAACCCCAAACGCAGTTAACGGCTGTGGTGTATCCTGCAGTGGTAAGACAAGATACTGTTGAGGGATGGCACACATCCAATTTGGTGGTACCTATAAGAAGAGAGATTTAATACAAATGAAAAGGTCTTGAAGAGTTCATGAGGGACCCAGAAGCACTCCATCTTAACTTCTAGAAACTGCTTTATCATCTACCTCATAattccttaagaaattaaaaagctGGTATTATAGAAGGTTGGTGTTTGCTAACATACAAGAGTTGGAATGATCTATCACTGTATTATAACTGGACATGTGTATGTTTTGTAAAGAACAATGCCATTCCTACAGATTTACCTGGTTTGGAGAGGTTTAGGGATAATGTGGTTGTgtggtctttttttaaattttgtcatatttatttctattatgtaCATATTATACAGTAGGGGTTTTTGGCTGAGTGATTTTAAAGTGAATTAGAAACATTTCACATTTCATTCCTAAATTCTTTAGTTTGCATATCTAAAACATACACTTCCTATTTAATCGCTGTTATTCTAACAAGTTAATATATGGATTTGTTTTTAACTGGGGTGAAACAAATATTCTATtgagtttcttttaaaactgaGATAACATATGcaatatttagggcttcccaaggcgatggcaccccactccagtactcttgcctggaaaatcccgtggacggaggagcctggtaggctgcagtccatggggtcactaagagtcggatacgactgagcgacttcattttcacttttcactttcatgcattggagaaggaaatggcaacccactccagtgttcttgcctggagaatcccagggacgggggagcctggtgggctgccatctctggggtcgcacagagtcggacacaactgaagcgatttagcagcagatTTAGCAGCAGGTGGGGCTAGTAGTAAAGGAccctcctgacaatgcaggagacatgagatacaggttcaatccccgagttgggaagatcctctgcaggagggtatggcaacccactccaatactcttacctagaaaatcaacatgaacagaggagccagaggggctacagtccatggggtcacagagagtcacacaTGCACGTGTGCCACGCAATATTTATTGCataaaatattggagaaggatTGCCAATTtgatattgtttaatttttaatattaaaactcCTAATAAAGAAGATTCATTTCTGGACATATCTTTTATATACAGttagtttagtttaaaaaattatttgtattatacAATAATCTGTGGTCATTGAATAAAAGTTCTACCACGCAGAGACTTATGACCACGGTAACTTGTGGTCTCCACATCTTCTTTCAGAATACACATCACTCACGTACATGAATGTAAAGCTATATAATCCACATTTGTACCCACATACAAACATGTAAGCAATATGcttcaacaaaaatgaaattgtaCTATATTTACTACTTTACAATTTGCTCGTTATTGCACAATatcatttttttcaacaaatatcaaTGTTATTACTTTTTCTGGATGAATAGAATTTCACTAAATATTCTAACATTTATTAATCCAACTCTTGTATTGATACATACATCTTGGGTACATCACTTATTACTTTTCTTGTTTTGGAATGAATTTTCACTAGTAGAACTGCTGAGCAAAAAACTGCTAGACTGgtttctgcttgtttgtttttgttttcttttcaaagtgtCCAGTGAAAAGAGAACCTTCTGTCATGTTAGTTAATAGTTTCAGAGCTTCCAAATGACATTGGAAAACGAAAAACAGAATGCTTTATTTCATGCCAAAGGGGATAGAATGGAGAGAGAGGGTTTTCTCCCAATATTCACAGATACAGggactcttaaaaaaataattgtatttgttCTTTCCTCAGCCTAAGAGAATAAAGCTGGCTGAACCTAAAATTTACATGAATTTCTGTGAACATTGTCCTCATTTCCCACCACCTCTTTTTCAGCTTTGCTGAAAGATGACATCACTCAAGCTGTAGCATGTGCAAAGAAGATTGTCAGTCAGCAAGGCCTTACAGCATGGTATGttatatctttgtttttgttttccatacAGTGTTGTTAAGATGTAATTGACACACAGTACTtcataaatttaaggtgtacagcataatgatttagtacatcatgaaatgattatcacagtaagtttagtgaacatccatgaTCTCAATGGATACAAATTTAAAGAAACACAATGCAATactgttaagcaattatccttcattgaaaaatacattaaaaattgaaagaaacagaagaaaaaaatttgtgaTGAAAAATCTTGTGATTTACTCTCTAATCTATTTTCATATGTAAGACACAGCAGTGTTAATTCtattcatcatgttgtacatcacATCTCCAGTGTTTACTTATCTTATAATTGGAGGTTTCTGGTACTttccaaaatggcaacccactccagtgttcttgcccagagaatcccagggacaggggaggctggtgggctgccgtctatggggttgcacagagttggacacgactggagcgacttagcagcagcagcagcagcagtactttccAATGCTTTCATCCAATTCCCCACCCCTCACTCCACCCGCAATACCCACaattggtaaccacaaatctgacttctttttctgagtttgtttgtGTTTCAAGTATAATGGACCTTCAACACTATGTAAGTTCCCTTCACAGAGCAAGGTATGGGTTAAGCATTAAAGGACAGATCTGGGGTCTTCCCTATGGTTAAGATTctatgctttcaatgcaggaggagGGGGTCTggtacctggttggggaactgagataccacaggccatgtggtgtggccaaagaaAGGTGTGTGTGAAGGTAGGGAGTGGTTTTATCTTACTGTTATGAAAAAAGTGTGGGAAGATTCTCTAAGACCAAGGGAATTGAAAATGGAAAATCTAAATATTAAGATTTATGCTAAACAGTGTATTACATAGAAACAATCTACTTTAACCTCAATTTATTCTAAAAACTTCTGGAGTTTTTAAGTTTTCCACACTCTACCAATTCCTCGTCatatcttgaaattatttttgaaagtaatATACATATGCTTATATTTGAATATGTAATATACgtattcaaaaaattatttttgaaaggtaTACGCTTTGCAGTTGTGTTGTGGACTACACAAGACTCAACATTTGTGTTCAGCATTCTGTGCTCTAGTGAAGCCTTGGGGAGATGTGAAGGCCTTGCTATACGTGTCTCCAGTTGATAAATAAGCAATACTTGGATCTGTCTGTAGCTTGTATTTCATGGACTGATTAACTATTTTGTTCTCCCAAAGGATTTGAAGTATGTATAACACAATGAAGATATGTTTTAATCTTATTATCATTTGTTTTACCTTTTTCTACAGGGTGGCATGGAAAAACAATTGTCGAAACCGAGATCTCACGAGTTATGTTCAGGGTTGCGGAGTATAACTGTGGAGTTTTCGTCTTCAGCTCATTTTGTCGTTTTTTCATATTAAGGAAACAATAGTTGAGTAAAAGGTTATACTACCACTCTTTCAAACAAATAATGTTTTTACCGAAGCAGGAGCATATGGTCTTTCTTCTAAGAGGCTGACGTTTACCTCACATGTTTATTGTTTGATATTGGGCCTACAAAATTTTTCAGCTTGCTAACAGAACTAATGCTGGTGAATAATTGTCTAAAATCTTCATTATCAAATATAGCTCTGGTACATTTAGTTCCTCAAAGAAATAACCCAGACGTTATCTTGAATAACATAAGTACTCCCCaatattcaacaaaatataacaaaagaatATCTCTAAGCAAATTGATCTTAGGCAAAGCCCCACTTGAGTAGGCATGTGAGCTCTCATCTGTTCAGTCAAAAAGAGCAGAACGTCAAATggctaaaaatgaaaacagcctgatcaagaattttgttttcataagTGTGACCTTTGGTTTAAATGTTTTAGTAGAAATGTTGCATTTACgcagctttaaaaataaactcacagtTTATACATCAACCTATTTTAGCCTTTCTCAAGAACTCATTTATGCATCCTGCTGATCCTGAAGGAATATAAAGAAGGATTAGATGAGCTGTTGATTTTCCTCAGTTTTATTAGCTTAAATTCATGCATTATGACTAAATTCAGAGGCAGATGAGTTTGCAAGCATTGAATTAATTGCTATTAAATAGATGTGAAACTATGTATGTTGTAAAAGAAAAACGTTTTCATTAAAAGCTTTGCAATTCATACTTTGTCTTCCTTTGTTTAGAGCCATTTAATGTCTCTGaagaaatatgtatgtattgGGAAATAATGATCTGACACTTAGTATTTCCTACATTCTCACCTGTACTGAAACAGATGGATATTGCTAGAGAAATCCATAAGCCTGCTGATACCTCacttaatgttttaaatgtttaatcttTTTCGACTGTGCCATACAGCTTcagggaccttagttccccaagaGGGCTTGACTTCTTACTCTAaacagtgaaagcacggagtcctaaccatggAACCCCCAAGGATTTCCCCTCACTTAAAATTCATCAATACAAATCTCAAATGGGCCCTCAAGTCTACTTGGTCATCATAGTCACTTCTCTGAAATCCTTCTGTGTTGGTGTCCTCACTCTCCACAATGACTGTCACTATTTACTTCCCTCTTTTCAAAGTCCCAGCACACACACCAACCCCTGGCCTTCCATACTCTGCTCTCAGCAGATGACCTTACAGTCTGCCTTACAGTCTTAAGTCATCTGTCAGATGATATTACACTGACAGAACAGAAGCAACCTCATACAAAATCCTCCCCTCCTGGCCAGCATAGCAGAGCTAACATCTTTCCCTGGGCccaccctcccttctttcctctttatCACTGGGATGAAGGGCTTCTGCTCCTCAAATGGCAGTCTCCAAATGCAGTCTTCATCACAGCCCTCTCACTACTCCAGTTTAGGCTGAGGGTTTCCTGCATCCCGATTTCTCCCTCTGCTGGATCATCCCCAGCACTGCATGAGCTGCCCTGGGAACGTTTCACCTTACAAAGAACTCTCCGTAGGCTCTACACAATCATCTAACTGCTGTGGCCAGTGCAGCAGAAAGGGATCAAAAGTGGTCAACACAcagtttgggaaaaaataaactagagtcaaaattaaagttttaaagatgggaCCAGAGAACTCAAGACCTCTTAGATCAAGAGCCCTGTTCTTCAGAGCCACATCACTTATTTAGTGTCTTGGCAACAGAAAGCATCTGTTGTGCAACGATGAAATCAGCCTCCTGTGTCCCCGGTCATgtctcccattttattgattactttaaactatctttgttattttcttttacaagGGGTTTCGTCTAGCTGGAGGGCATAGCCCTGCATATGGAAAACATCTTGGGAAAACATCTTGGTGTGTGCACAAGCAGCGATCTGAACCTGCGCGGACCTGGCGTTCCAAGGTCCACACTATGTTTTTCCTCAGCTTACCAGGGCATGATGGCCCCAACTAATCAACCTGATGTACTTTTGTTTGGGTTATGCTGTattgctatattttgcttttatttttttcccatggtaATGTTCTCATGGCTTAGCCAGAGCAATAGGTGGCTGACTAGTAACCCCTGCAACCAACTACAACATTTTCGACTCCCTTTTATAACAACCCTTCTGGGTTGAGATATCTATATTCACCCACTCCTCATCCtcacctccctttctcttttcatctcttcTGAATTTGTCTGCTGTCCTCACTCAGCTGAAAACGGCTCCAACAGGACTCCTCCCAGGATGCCTTGGGGCCAGTTCTAGTGATCACCTGATTTCTGTTCATGCCATTTGATCTCTCAGCAGCATTTGACAGAGTGAACCACTTGCTActtctgaaaattttttcttcctcAGCTTCTCTTGCTTTATATTCTGCCTCATTGATGGTTTCTTTTCAGCCCTTCTTGGCTGGCTGTTTCTCtgtgattgatttttaaatgttggagcGTCCCAGGGCTGAAGCCTATAATCATATGATAGACATGTTTTatctattcatatatatgtgtctttCAAAATAGAGTGTTTCCTACTTTTTgaagtgcttccctgatagctcagttggtaaagaatcctcctgcaaggcaggagaccccagttggattcctgggttgggaagaactactggagaagggataggctacccactcccatattcttaggcttcccttgtggctcagctggtaaagaatctgcctgcaacgtgggagacctaggttcgatccccgggttgggaagatgccctgcagaagggaaaggctacccactccagtattttggcctggagaattccatgaactgtatagtccatggggtcacaaagagatggaaatgactgagcaactttcacttttctttttgaagactGAAATAATCTCAGTTTCCCACAAAATTTTCAAGTACAGTACAGACTTCTATGTTTTCTGAATGGTTTGCGAATATGCTGCCAACATGGTGGCCAGTGGCTCTGAATTCTTCAGTGTGTAACTCCTCAAAACATCATCCAAACCAGGATGTGAACACGGACAAATTCGGACCACCTAATCATTTGATCCTATGCAATTTCATCAAGTGTCCCATAAATCCTTCTTAATGAAAAGGTCTAATTCAGAATCGAATGCTATAATTTGGCTGTCATGTTTTTCAGTTTCCTTCAATCTAGTTCACTTCACCTTTTCCTTGACTTTCATGACTTTAACCTTTGAAGACCTCAACCAGTCATTGTGTAAAATGGCCTAAGGTTTTTCTGATATTCTCTGGAGTAGGTTAGGTTATGCATGTTTGGCAGGGATACAACAGATGTGATCCTGTGTTCTTCCCAATGCATCCTTTCAAGTGACATGCAGTCCTGAAATGTTCTACTACTGATGACGTTCCCATTGATCATTTGATTAAGGTGATGTCTGCAAATCACCTCCACTGTGAAGTGTTTGGGAGAGGGGGAGGTACTTTGGGGAATTTTGTTCCACAACAAAGTTTCAATTTTTATATTCACTTATTATATcagcatgggcttccccagtgactcggTGATAAAGACTttggcttccaatgcaggagacgcaagagacatgcatttgatccctgagtcaggaagatcccctggagaaggaactggctatatgctccagtattcttgcctggataattccaaggacagaggagcctggtgggctgcagtccctggggttgcaaagagtaggcgTACACAAGTTATATCAGTATGGACCCCTGGTTTCCTACTTTAGTCCAATTTCAATGAATCATAATTCATTGCTATCACTTATTTTGATGTTCATATTGTCCCTGATTTGGCCATGAGAGTCTCTGCCAGCTAACTCTGTCATTTTGACTTGTCCCCATCATTTTCTGGGcacctgtttgttttctctccaggatgttcttgttcttttcctccttcagccTGGAATCAGGTATTTTGCCCAAAAGCCCTTATTCCTCACAGAGGACAATGATATTTAAAAAGCTAAGCACTGGGCATTAAAGTATCACTGTTCCCAGGTTCCATCTATGAAAAGAGCTGGATAATGTAtgtatttacataattttatctatttaactGAATTCATATAATACCTCTTATTCCAATCTCACACTAACAGGTTAATTTTAGTTATTAAGTAAATTGCCCTTTCTATGTTGGTAAATCCATAAGATGACAGTGAGAAACCAAGCTCCCACTGTCTGTAATATCCTTAAACGTATCTGAGCATATGCAAAGATTTGATCAGTTTGCCTACATGTAATCAATCTTTCAACACTGCCATACTGTGGAATAGATGCTTTTCACTCAGTCATTGATCCCCCTCACTGGGTCACCTCTTCTTCCACATCTCTTCACCTTCTCTACTGTATTACATGTCTAACACATCATGTTTGGTCACTGGCCTTATAGGAAGGTGGGCAGAAACTTTTTACTCCTGTTTACATCCATACTCCAAACACCTATAAGAGTGCCTGTAACATGATACATGACCAATAAATATCAGTTGATTGAATCAATCTCTCCAATTATTTAGCATATTCCCCCAAGCTGGGCATTTTGAGAGCTTTCTTACTTTCTCATCCCACATGATTCCAGTACAGCAGCTTCTGAGGTTCCGAGGGTCAGGTCTCAAGTCTATGTGACCAGCCTTGGGAGGACAGATTAGTAAAAGCTGGCGCAAGAGGGAAAGCAATATCTGTTAAGGATTTTGCTTagccctttttttttaattgacttttaattcctttacaatgctgtgttagtttttgctgtgtaacaaaagtccagggccagatggcttcttGGGCAAGTTCTAACAAACATTCAGAGAAGAATTAGCACTCATCCTTCTCAAACTTTTGCAAAAAATTGCAGAGTAAGGAACACTCCCAAGCACAtactatgaggccaccattattCTGATACcagaaccagacaaagatatcaccaaAATATGAAACAccaagaaattttaatttaaatcacaATTAaaagaccaatatcactgatgagcatggacacaaaaatcttcaacaaaataactagcaaacagaatccaaaaacacattaaaagaatcataccaGGACTGTGggatcccagggatacaaggactCTTCAatgtacacaaatcaatcaatgtgacacaccatactaacaaattaaagaataaaaaccataagaTCATCTCAATAGGTACAGGAAAAGCagctgacaaaattcaacacacatttatgataaaaactctctagaaagtaGGCAGAGAGGGAACCTgccttaacataataaaggacataaacaacaaacccacagcaaacatcattctcaatggtgaaaaactgaaagcatatgctctaagatgaggaacaagacaaggatgtctactctggccattattcaacatagttttggtagTCCTaggcacagcaatcagagaagaaaaggaagtagaaggaatccaaattggaaaagaagtagtaaaactgtcactgttggcagatgacatgatattatatgaAGAAAAGTCTAAAGCTGTCACCAGAAAACTACCATAGCTAATCACTGAATTTGGCAAAGCTGCAGGATACACAGTGAATGCACAGAAATttcttgcattcctgtacactaacaatgaaaaagcagaaaatcaagttaaggaaacaatcccatttaccattgcaacaaaaacacacatgaaaagatactcatcactaattattagaaaaacgtagatcaaaactacaataaggtatcacctcacatgatCAGAATAgccaacatcaaaaaaaatctacaataaatgctggagagggtgtggagaaaagggaaaacccTTTTGCACTCGTGGTGAGAATGTggactgatacagccattatggagaacaatatggaagttccttaaaaaactaaaaatagaactaccatatgatccagcaatcccatacCTGGGCACACACtttgagaaaactgtaattctaAGAGACACGCgctccccagtgttcactgcagcactgtctacaatagccagggcatggaagcaacctaagtgtccactgactgatgaatggataaagaagatgtggtacatacatacaatgaaatgttactcagccataaaaaggaacaaaaataagtCATTTGTAGATGAGTGGATGGGCCCAGAGTGTGACATACGgagtaaagtcagaaagagaaaaacaaatgtacgTGTATGTGGACTCTAGGAAAGTGGCAAATAAATCTGTTTGCAGGACAGGAATGGAGACAGACACATAGGGAAAGCACTTATGGACATGGCAGTGGGATGTCAgtgagatgaactgggagatcAGGATTGGCGTATGTGCACTGCCATGTGTACACCAGATACCTAGTGGCCACCTATTGTACAATGCGGGGAACTCAGCTTGGTCCTCTGTGGTGTCCTAGATGGATGGGATGAGGTGTGAGGAAGGGCCATGAggggataaatgtatacatagAACTAGTTCACTTTAAAGTACAACAGAtattaacacaacattctaaagcaactacataccaagaaaaaatttttaattgtcacAGAGTCGGAGAAGACTGTGCGACTGAacggaattgaactgaactgacctggggAATGGGAGATGGCAGAGGGAATAGGgctcatagataaagcaagataGACCATATGTTCAATTTTTGAAGCTAGGCAAGGGGACATGGGAATTATTGTCTCTACTTTTGTATATGCTATagattttccataataaaaggggctttttaaaatttaaatctataaaaaaatagatttaaattttaaaaagccccttttattatggaaaatctATAGCATATACAAAAGTAGAGACAATAATTCCCATGTCCCCTTGCCTAGCTTCAAAAATTGAACATATGGTCtatcttgctttatctatgagcCCTATTCCCTCTGCCATCTCCCATTccccaggtcagttcagttcaattccgttcagtcgcacagtcttctccgactctgtgacaccaggaactgcagcacgccagtcctccctgtccatcaccacatcccagagtttactcaaactcacatccatcgagtcagtgatgccatccagccatctcatcctctgtcatccccttctcctgctgcccccaatccttcccagcattagagtcttttccaatgaatcaactcttcgtatgaggtggccaaagtactggagtttcagttttagcatcattccttccaaagaacacccaggactgatttcctttagaatggactggttggctttccttgcagtccaagggactctcaagagtcttctccaacaccacagttcaaaagcatcaattcttcggcactcagctttcttcacagtccaactctcacatccatacaccaccactggaaaaaccatagccttgactagacgaacctttgttggcaaagtaatgtctctgcttttcaatatgctatctaggttggtcataactttccttccaaggagtaagcgtcttttaatttcatggctgcactcaccatctgcagtgattttggagcccagaaaaataaagtctgacactgtttccactgtttccccatctatttcccatggagtgatgggaccagatgccatgatcttagttttctgaatgttgagctttaagccaactttttcactctcctctttcactttcatcaggagggtttttagttcctcttcactttctgccataaggctggtgtcatttgcatatctgaggttattgatatttcttctggcaatcttgattctagcttgtgcctcatccagcctggcatttcacatgatgtactctgcacagataTTAAATTAGCAGGCTTACCATATACAGTCTAGATGTGGCTGTACCAATCAACATTGTACAAAGGTTTCCTTTtgtccacattcttgccaacctTGTTATTTCTCATGTTTTTGATAATAGACTTTCTAACCGATATGAAGTGATGGTGCATTGTGTTTTTGATTCACGTTTCCTTGacaattagtgatattgagcatgtTAGtgtatctgttggccatctgcatgtcttctttagaaaaatatctatttaactCTTCTGCTCAATTTtaattgacttttattttatttatttatttttttggccaccgAGTTgcatgcatttatatatttttgataaaaacaaaaatatacttttggcttatcagatacataatttgcaaatatttcttcccatTCAGTAAGCtgcctttccattttgttgatggtttcctttgctctgtagAGACTTTTTAGTTATGGTTAGTGGACTTTTTTAATGATGTGCAGGAGCTGTTTAAGTATCAAAGAAAAAAGTCATGTGGAGTATGAACACACTATTTCTCCAGGTATGTCTGTCTATAGAC
It includes:
- the LOC133247557 gene encoding lysozyme C, tracheal isozyme-like is translated as MLNSKSSSPGQLGHLASVNMKALLILGLLLLSVAVQGKTFKRCELARTLKNLGLAGYKGVSLADWMCLAKGESSYNTQAKNFNRGSQSTDYGIFQINSKWWCNDGKTPNAVNGCGVSCSALLKDDITQAVACAKKIVSQQGLTAWVAWKNNCRNRDLTSYVQGCGV